In the genome of Pseudomonas sp. HS6, one region contains:
- the tssF gene encoding type VI secretion system baseplate subunit TssF, which translates to MSDSIDPQLLDYYQRELTWLRHAGSQFAERYPKVARRLELSPGECPDPHVERLLEGFALLAARLQRRLDDDYAEFSDALLEQLYPLAVRPLPSCAIVQFEPDPSKGKLDGGYPLPRDTPLFVTTSKGESIHFRTSAAVRLWPIEVTEALLLGSDEAQALTGVAQSRSALRLSLRCLGESQWSELEIESLRIHLAASPVINAGLYDLLGAHAVQIVAGSPGSIPAKVKGLPQIVGFADDEVLLPDEDGVHPGMRLLAEYFAFPEKFHFFDLPLAGVSSDSQTLYLYIVFDRAPVGRLHLQASDIALGCAPVINLFPRTSEPLRPDGTRSEYRLIADSHRENSVEIHSIRGMRASSSAGVQRLPAYYGSQHSGGDQQRYWHARRVSGQSPNRLGSDLLVSVVDTRFEPQTDLPDYSLTAELLCTNRYLAQSLPAGTPLGFERPGPVAWARLRNPPSPQSLPRLDGDSRWRLVSQLTLNHLSLVEGPQALDALKEILHLHNLRDEASALRQIEGLLSLACERAIGHVGADAWRGWRNGLEVQLQLDPQHFVGSSAVLFSAVLAQFFSVYATANRFVRTVLMQADKEIKAWQPQAGMPLSL; encoded by the coding sequence CGATTGACCCACAACTGCTCGACTATTACCAACGTGAGCTGACCTGGTTGCGCCACGCCGGCAGCCAGTTTGCCGAGCGCTATCCGAAGGTCGCGCGGCGTCTGGAACTGTCTCCCGGTGAATGCCCGGACCCGCACGTCGAGCGATTGCTCGAAGGCTTCGCCCTGCTCGCGGCGCGCCTGCAACGGCGTCTGGATGACGACTACGCCGAGTTCAGCGATGCCTTGCTGGAGCAGCTCTACCCCTTGGCCGTACGCCCGTTGCCGTCCTGTGCCATCGTGCAATTCGAGCCGGACCCGAGCAAAGGCAAACTTGACGGCGGCTATCCCCTGCCCCGGGACACGCCGCTGTTCGTCACCACCAGCAAGGGCGAAAGCATTCACTTTCGCACCAGTGCCGCCGTGCGGCTGTGGCCGATCGAAGTGACTGAAGCGCTGCTGCTCGGCAGTGACGAAGCTCAGGCACTGACCGGCGTGGCGCAGTCCCGTTCGGCCTTGCGTCTGAGCCTGCGCTGCCTGGGCGAAAGCCAATGGTCCGAGCTGGAGATCGAAAGCTTACGCATTCACCTGGCAGCCTCTCCGGTGATCAATGCCGGTCTCTATGACCTGCTCGGTGCCCATGCGGTGCAGATAGTCGCAGGCTCGCCGGGGAGTATTCCGGCGAAGGTGAAGGGACTGCCGCAGATCGTTGGATTCGCTGACGACGAAGTGCTACTGCCGGACGAAGACGGCGTGCACCCGGGCATGCGTCTGTTGGCGGAATACTTTGCCTTCCCGGAAAAATTCCACTTCTTCGACCTGCCGCTTGCCGGCGTTTCCAGCGACAGCCAGACGCTATACCTCTACATCGTTTTCGACCGTGCTCCGGTCGGCCGATTGCACTTGCAGGCCAGCGACATCGCGCTGGGCTGTGCGCCGGTGATCAATCTGTTCCCGCGAACCTCCGAGCCGTTGCGCCCCGACGGCACCCGTAGCGAGTACCGGTTGATCGCTGACAGCCATCGGGAAAACAGCGTCGAGATCCACAGCATTCGTGGCATGCGCGCCAGTTCCAGCGCCGGTGTGCAACGCCTGCCCGCCTATTACGGCAGCCAGCACAGCGGCGGCGATCAACAGCGTTACTGGCATGCGCGGCGGGTCAGTGGCCAGTCGCCGAACCGGCTCGGTAGCGATCTTTTGGTCAGCGTGGTCGACACCCGTTTTGAACCACAAACCGACCTGCCCGACTACAGCCTCACCGCCGAACTGCTGTGCACCAATCGGTATCTGGCCCAGAGCCTGCCGGCCGGTACGCCGCTGGGGTTTGAACGGCCGGGCCCGGTAGCGTGGGCACGCCTGCGCAATCCGCCGAGCCCGCAGAGTCTGCCGCGACTGGACGGCGATTCGCGCTGGCGGCTGGTGTCGCAACTGACCCTCAATCATCTGTCGCTGGTCGAAGGGCCGCAGGCGCTGGATGCACTGAAGGAAATTCTTCATCTGCATAATCTGCGTGATGAAGCCAGCGCCCTGCGCCAGATCGAAGGCTTGCTGAGCCTCGCTTGCGAACGGGCGATCGGCCACGTCGGTGCCGATGCCTGGCGCGGTTGGCGCAACGGACTTGAAGTGCAATTACAGCTTGATCCGCAGCATTTCGTCGGCAGCAGCGCGGTGTTGTTCTCGGCGGTGCTCGCGCAGTTCTTTTCGGTGTACGCCACGGCCAATCGCTTTGTGCGCACGGTGCTCATGCAGGCTGACAAGGAGATCAAGGCATGGCAACCCCAAGCCGGCATGCCCCTGTCGCTCTGA
- the tssG gene encoding type VI secretion system baseplate subunit TssG — protein sequence MATPSRHAPVALTLGQRLRRDPQAFEWLQALLLLEREQPQADSLGSGTSPQAEALKLRGPLTPVFAASQIESLEEKPGEPLTLNTPMFGLGGPDGPLPYAYQEWLQQRARAKDHAPAEFLDLFQHRLLSLLYKVMRKHRIALGFITPGASPVQAQLRALTGLLPKSLQERQAIPDCAVLACTALYADGRRSLAGFAAIVREQFAVPVELSAYEGAWREIPPASRSVMKAGGRNLQLGRTAVAGTRVWDEHAGVRLTLGPLSSAQAGRFLPDGEAHPALASLAALYFGPDLDVKLVMLVRGAGPLKLGRQTPALLSWNGGLQRQASLTVQRIETRLRQLEIT from the coding sequence ATGGCAACCCCAAGCCGGCATGCCCCTGTCGCTCTGACACTGGGCCAGCGGCTGCGCCGCGACCCACAGGCGTTCGAATGGTTGCAAGCGTTGCTGTTGCTGGAGCGCGAACAGCCGCAGGCCGATTCCCTCGGCTCAGGTACATCGCCGCAGGCCGAAGCGTTGAAGTTGCGCGGGCCGTTGACGCCTGTGTTCGCCGCCAGCCAGATCGAAAGTCTTGAGGAAAAACCGGGTGAACCGCTGACCCTGAACACGCCGATGTTCGGCCTCGGTGGCCCCGACGGCCCGCTGCCCTATGCCTATCAGGAATGGCTGCAACAACGGGCCCGGGCCAAGGATCACGCACCCGCCGAGTTTCTCGACCTGTTCCAGCATCGGCTGCTCAGCCTGCTCTACAAAGTGATGCGCAAACACCGGATCGCCCTCGGGTTTATCACGCCCGGCGCTTCACCGGTGCAGGCGCAATTGCGGGCGCTGACCGGGTTGTTGCCCAAGTCCCTGCAGGAACGCCAGGCGATTCCCGACTGCGCCGTTCTGGCCTGCACTGCGTTGTACGCCGATGGCCGTCGGTCATTGGCGGGGTTCGCAGCCATTGTCCGCGAGCAATTTGCCGTGCCGGTGGAATTGAGCGCCTACGAAGGCGCGTGGCGTGAAATTCCGCCCGCCAGCCGCAGCGTCATGAAGGCTGGCGGACGCAATCTGCAACTGGGTCGCACCGCCGTGGCCGGCACGCGGGTCTGGGATGAACATGCCGGGGTTCGCCTGACGCTCGGGCCATTGTCCTCGGCGCAGGCCGGGCGTTTTTTGCCGGACGGTGAAGCGCACCCGGCACTGGCCAGCCTGGCGGCGCTGTATTTCGGCCCGGACCTGGACGTGAAACTGGTGATGCTGGTGCGCGGCGCCGGGCCGCTGAAACTCGGTCGCCAGACCCCGGCGCTGCTGAGCTGGAACGGCGGTTTGCAACGGCAGGCCAGCCTCACCGTGCAGCGCATCGAAACCCGTCTTCGTCAGCTGGAGATCACCTGA
- the tssH gene encoding type VI secretion system ATPase TssH — MELASLIGRLNPDNRRALERAAQRCLQRGHHFVEIEHLLLELLDIEGGDFAFLLPRFGLERDALTAEINKALDLFKAGSTRTPALSSHTLGLLEDAVVQASVLGVDSIRSGLLLLALIDRDERRSLLLNSASSLLRIPKEALRANLLEWTESSREHVGPRSVSSGNPAPRQDSVLDQYTQDLTADAHAGRIDPIVGRDGEIRQCIDILLRRRQNNPILVGAPGVGKTAVVEGLALRIAAGDVPPSLQEVSLRVLDLGLLQAGAGVKGEFEQRLKGVIDAVRSADKPIILFIDEAHTLIGAGGAEGGSDAANLLKPALARGELRTLAATTWMEYKKYFEKDPALARRFQLVQVEEPDEITAVEMLRGVAAKLEQHHGVLVLDAAIHEAVKLSHRYISGRQLPDKAISVLDTACARVALGQHDVPPPLESLRHRQQSLKEEVERLRREQATGLDHRERITLLESESKTNVQAIRELETRWSEERVAVRELLDTRRELLDLSERADSEKPDEATDSRIDHLAAELLRLEAGLDAIRQDDPLVPEQVDSKTVAAVIAGWTGIPVGKMLADEAHAVRTLGQRMGLRVMGQTTALATIAQRLQAYRAGLTDPQKPVGVFLLVGPTGVGKTETAYALADALYGGERNLISINLSEYQEAHTVSQLKGAPPGYVGYGSGGVLTEAVRRKPYSVVLLDEIEKAHPDVLEAFYNVFDKGLMEDGTGLVVDFKNTVMLATSNVGAELLLDTPVAHIGSEAFNEALHKVLLQAFRPAFLARMTVVAYRPLDESTLEGIVLAKLEKLRGRYKAATGKQFEFDSGIVKAVLAKCSAAGARDVENVLMTQVTGKLAEWVLE, encoded by the coding sequence ATGGAACTGGCCAGCCTGATCGGACGCCTCAACCCGGACAACCGCCGCGCCCTCGAACGCGCCGCGCAACGGTGCTTGCAGCGCGGGCATCACTTTGTCGAGATCGAGCATTTGTTGCTGGAACTGCTCGACATCGAGGGCGGTGATTTTGCGTTTCTGCTGCCGCGTTTCGGGCTGGAGCGGGATGCACTGACGGCTGAAATCAACAAGGCGCTGGATCTATTCAAGGCGGGGAGCACCCGCACACCGGCGCTGTCCTCCCACACGCTGGGATTGTTGGAAGACGCCGTGGTACAGGCCAGTGTGCTGGGGGTGGACAGTATTCGTTCCGGGCTGCTGTTGCTGGCATTGATCGATCGCGACGAACGCCGCAGCTTGTTGCTCAACAGTGCTTCGTCATTGTTGCGGATTCCGAAAGAAGCCCTGCGCGCGAACCTGCTGGAGTGGACGGAAAGTTCCCGCGAGCACGTCGGCCCGCGCTCAGTGTCTTCTGGAAATCCTGCGCCGCGACAGGACTCGGTACTGGATCAATACACCCAGGACCTGACCGCCGACGCCCACGCCGGACGCATCGATCCGATCGTCGGCCGCGACGGCGAAATCCGCCAGTGCATCGATATTCTTTTGAGGCGCCGGCAAAACAATCCGATTCTGGTCGGCGCACCCGGTGTGGGCAAAACCGCCGTGGTCGAGGGCCTGGCGCTGCGCATCGCTGCCGGGGACGTGCCGCCCTCCTTGCAGGAAGTCAGTCTGCGGGTGCTCGACCTCGGTCTGTTGCAGGCAGGCGCGGGAGTCAAAGGTGAATTCGAACAACGGCTCAAAGGGGTGATCGACGCGGTGCGCAGCGCCGATAAGCCGATCATCCTGTTCATCGACGAGGCGCACACCTTGATCGGCGCTGGCGGAGCCGAGGGTGGCAGCGATGCGGCCAACTTGCTCAAACCGGCGCTGGCCCGTGGTGAGCTACGCACGTTGGCCGCCACGACCTGGATGGAATACAAGAAATACTTCGAAAAAGACCCGGCCCTCGCCCGCCGCTTCCAGCTTGTGCAAGTGGAGGAGCCGGACGAAATCACCGCCGTGGAAATGCTCCGTGGCGTGGCCGCCAAGCTCGAACAACACCACGGCGTGCTAGTGCTGGATGCGGCGATCCACGAAGCGGTGAAGCTATCGCACCGCTACATCTCCGGCCGCCAGTTGCCGGACAAAGCCATCAGCGTCCTCGACACCGCGTGCGCCCGCGTCGCCCTCGGCCAGCACGACGTGCCGCCACCGCTGGAGAGCCTGCGCCATCGCCAGCAAAGCCTGAAAGAAGAAGTTGAGCGCCTGCGTCGTGAACAGGCCACTGGGCTGGATCACCGCGAGCGCATCACCCTGCTGGAAAGTGAATCGAAGACCAACGTCCAGGCGATCCGTGAACTGGAAACCCGCTGGAGCGAAGAGCGCGTCGCCGTGCGCGAACTCCTCGACACCCGCCGCGAACTGCTCGACCTCAGTGAACGCGCCGACAGTGAAAAACCCGACGAAGCCACCGACAGTCGCATCGACCATCTGGCCGCCGAACTGCTGCGCCTGGAGGCCGGGCTTGATGCGATTCGCCAGGACGATCCGCTGGTGCCCGAGCAAGTCGACAGCAAAACCGTCGCTGCCGTGATCGCGGGATGGACGGGCATTCCGGTCGGCAAAATGCTCGCCGACGAAGCCCACGCAGTGCGCACGCTTGGCCAGCGCATGGGCTTGCGCGTGATGGGCCAAACCACGGCGCTCGCGACCATCGCCCAGCGCCTCCAGGCCTACCGCGCCGGGCTGACCGATCCGCAGAAACCGGTCGGTGTGTTCCTGCTGGTCGGCCCCACGGGTGTTGGCAAAACCGAAACCGCGTATGCGTTGGCCGACGCGTTGTACGGCGGCGAACGCAACCTGATCAGCATCAACCTCTCCGAATACCAGGAAGCCCACACCGTCAGCCAACTCAAAGGCGCGCCGCCCGGCTATGTCGGTTATGGCAGCGGTGGCGTGCTGACCGAGGCGGTGCGGCGCAAACCGTATTCGGTGGTGTTGCTGGATGAAATCGAGAAGGCACACCCGGATGTTCTGGAAGCGTTCTACAACGTGTTCGACAAAGGCTTGATGGAGGACGGGACGGGGCTGGTCGTCGATTTCAAAAACACCGTGATGCTCGCCACCAGTAACGTCGGGGCTGAACTGTTGCTCGACACCCCGGTGGCACACATCGGCTCCGAAGCGTTCAACGAAGCGCTGCACAAAGTCCTCCTGCAAGCGTTCCGCCCGGCGTTTCTGGCACGCATGACGGTGGTCGCGTACCGGCCGCTGGATGAGTCGACCCTGGAAGGGATTGTGCTGGCGAAGCTGGAGAAATTGCGCGGGCGCTACAAGGCGGCGACCGGCAAACAGTTCGAGTTTGATTCGGGAATTGTGAAAGCTGTGCTCGCCAAATGCAGCGCTGCCGGCGCGCGGGATGTCGAGAATGTATTGATGACGCAGGTGACGGGGAAATTGGCGGAATGGGTGTTGGAGTGA
- the tssI gene encoding type VI secretion system tip protein VgrG — MPRSTDSNTSLSLTAPSLAALYPESLSGDEALNALSAQTLNGLNDGTPLTLTSAVATHVTTTLHNDAQLRPFDALVAEIRQLPADATAERYQLVLRPWLWWLTLASNNRVFQNLATPDIVTTIFKAHGFTDFKLSLTGSYSPREYCVQYGETDFAFVSRLLEEEGIFWFFTHEDGKHTLVLGDSNDAFVQIPNGPKVKYLGQQMGDRELHGIRSGQVCLQAVASAYRTTDYEFTTPTTSLYGQAEAVAGPRSIYEHPGGYNAKARGDALTKQRVDGLRSEEKRFVGESDCRWLIPGHWFTLDGHEDASLNIDWVVTHVTHDTSHESYRNRFEAIPKATPFRPPRTTPKPRMHPQTAIVVGKSGEEIWTDEYGRIKLQFPWDRDGKNDETSSCWVRVVLPWSGKGFGMQFVPRIGQEVIVTFIDGDPDRPLVTGCVYNGDNALPYALPANQTQSGIKTQSSKGGGGFNELRFEDKKDAEEVFLQAQKDLKLNVLNDTTATVGHDETLTVQNARTRTVKDGDETVTLEKGKRSVTIQTGSDSLDVKDSRTVKVGADQNHSTGGNYTDKVTGDYSLTVDGNLTIKVSGTLTLQSGGSFTIKSGADLATSASTSITQKAGTAMTNQAGTSLDNKAGTTLTNDAGISLTNKGAASQTVDGGGMLTIKGGLVQVN; from the coding sequence ATGCCTCGCTCCACCGATAGCAACACCAGCCTCTCGCTCACCGCCCCCTCGCTGGCGGCGCTTTACCCTGAGTCGTTGTCGGGCGATGAAGCGCTCAACGCACTAAGCGCACAAACCCTCAACGGCCTCAATGACGGCACGCCCCTCACGCTGACCAGCGCCGTCGCCACCCATGTCACCACCACCCTGCACAACGACGCCCAACTCCGTCCCTTCGACGCGCTGGTCGCCGAGATTCGCCAGCTTCCAGCCGACGCCACCGCCGAGCGCTATCAGCTGGTATTAAGACCATGGCTCTGGTGGCTGACCCTGGCCAGCAACAACCGGGTATTCCAGAATCTCGCCACGCCGGACATCGTTACGACGATTTTCAAAGCACACGGTTTCACCGATTTCAAACTCTCGCTGACCGGCAGCTACTCCCCGCGCGAATACTGCGTGCAGTACGGCGAGACCGATTTCGCCTTCGTCTCGCGGCTGTTGGAAGAGGAAGGCATCTTCTGGTTCTTCACGCATGAGGACGGCAAGCACACGCTGGTGCTCGGAGACAGCAACGATGCGTTCGTGCAGATCCCCAACGGGCCGAAGGTCAAGTATCTGGGCCAGCAAATGGGCGACCGTGAGCTGCACGGCATCCGCTCAGGCCAAGTGTGCTTGCAGGCTGTCGCGAGCGCGTATCGAACGACGGACTACGAGTTCACCACGCCGACCACTTCACTCTATGGCCAGGCCGAAGCCGTGGCCGGGCCGCGCTCGATCTATGAGCATCCCGGTGGTTACAACGCCAAGGCTCGGGGTGATGCATTAACCAAACAGCGGGTCGACGGTTTGCGCAGTGAGGAGAAACGCTTTGTCGGCGAAAGCGACTGTCGCTGGCTGATTCCGGGCCATTGGTTCACCCTCGACGGCCACGAAGACGCGAGCCTGAACATCGATTGGGTCGTAACACACGTCACCCACGACACCAGTCACGAAAGCTATCGCAACCGCTTCGAAGCGATCCCCAAAGCCACACCGTTCCGCCCGCCACGCACCACACCCAAACCGCGCATGCATCCGCAGACCGCCATCGTGGTCGGCAAGTCCGGCGAGGAAATCTGGACCGACGAGTATGGCCGGATCAAGTTACAGTTCCCCTGGGATCGCGATGGCAAGAACGACGAAACCAGTTCCTGCTGGGTGCGGGTGGTGTTGCCCTGGAGCGGCAAGGGCTTCGGCATGCAGTTCGTACCGCGCATTGGCCAGGAAGTCATCGTGACCTTTATCGACGGCGATCCGGACCGACCGCTGGTCACCGGTTGCGTCTACAACGGCGACAACGCCCTGCCCTATGCCTTGCCCGCCAACCAGACCCAATCCGGGATCAAGACCCAGTCATCCAAGGGGGGCGGCGGTTTCAACGAGCTGCGTTTCGAGGACAAGAAGGATGCCGAAGAGGTGTTCCTGCAAGCGCAAAAAGACCTGAAGCTCAACGTGCTCAACGACACCACCGCCACCGTCGGCCACGACGAAACCCTCACCGTACAGAACGCCCGCACCCGCACGGTCAAGGACGGCGACGAAACCGTGACGCTGGAGAAAGGCAAACGCAGCGTAACCATCCAGACCGGCAGCGACAGCCTCGATGTGAAGGACAGCCGCACGGTAAAAGTCGGCGCCGATCAGAATCACAGCACCGGCGGCAACTACACCGACAAGGTCACGGGCGACTACAGCCTGACGGTGGACGGCAACCTGACAATCAAGGTCAGCGGCACCCTCACGCTGCAAAGCGGCGGCAGTTTCACGATCAAGAGCGGTGCGGATCTGGCAACCTCGGCCAGCACCTCGATCACCCAGAAAGCCGGCACCGCCATGACCAACCAGGCCGGCACCTCGCTGGACAACAAGGCCGGCACTACGCTGACCAATGATGCCGGCATCAGCCTGACCAACAAGGGCGCGGCCTCGCAGACCGTGGACGGTGGCGGCATGCTGACCATCAAGGGCGGTCTGGTACAGGTCAACTGA
- a CDS encoding toxin-antitoxin system YwqK family antitoxin: protein MAITPLDLQQDDKHLKGRLQDGQLDGPLNIKDDGRPQADLNYSRGELQGTSLLYHPNGKVSAQMPFVRDKLQGVASFYAPEGFLQRKATYRRGLLHGEAFNYFPDGQVAEAEFYRDGVREGRYQRFHPNGKPAVDARYLNGQLMEPEQGFAEDGRPLDADGKPISRVRWWFRKWTDPAQA, encoded by the coding sequence ATGGCGATCACACCGCTGGATTTGCAGCAGGATGACAAACACCTCAAGGGCCGCTTGCAGGACGGGCAACTTGACGGTCCTTTGAACATCAAGGATGACGGTCGCCCACAGGCGGATCTGAATTACAGTCGGGGCGAATTGCAGGGCACGTCCCTGCTCTATCACCCCAACGGCAAGGTCTCGGCGCAGATGCCGTTTGTGCGCGACAAGCTGCAAGGCGTCGCCAGTTTTTATGCGCCCGAAGGTTTCTTGCAGCGCAAGGCCACCTACCGGCGCGGGTTGTTGCATGGCGAGGCGTTCAATTACTTTCCCGACGGCCAAGTAGCGGAGGCCGAGTTCTATCGCGACGGCGTGCGTGAGGGGCGCTATCAGCGCTTTCATCCCAACGGCAAACCGGCGGTGGATGCGCGCTATCTGAATGGGCAGTTGATGGAGCCCGAACAAGGGTTCGCCGAGGACGGGCGGCCGCTGGATGCCGATGGCAAGCCGATTTCCCGGGTGCGCTGGTGGTTTCGCAAGTGGACGGATCCGGCGCAGGCCTGA
- a CDS encoding DUF4280 domain-containing protein has translation MGCPQVCASATLQCSFGAAPAVLNVLPVNRTLTGGMPAANIMDHIPLVNVTTFGMCMSMANPMVAAATAAALGVLTPMPCIPATASPWIPGGAPTLLLGGMPAIDANSTLMCNWAGVIKIVMPGQMQMLIP, from the coding sequence ATGGGCTGCCCGCAAGTCTGTGCCAGCGCCACCCTGCAATGCAGTTTCGGCGCCGCGCCGGCGGTGCTCAACGTGCTGCCGGTCAACCGCACGCTGACCGGGGGAATGCCGGCGGCGAACATCATGGATCACATTCCGCTGGTCAACGTCACCACGTTCGGCATGTGCATGAGCATGGCCAACCCGATGGTCGCCGCTGCCACGGCTGCCGCGTTGGGTGTGCTGACGCCGATGCCGTGCATTCCCGCCACCGCCTCGCCGTGGATCCCCGGCGGCGCGCCGACCCTGCTGCTGGGCGGGATGCCGGCGATCGATGCCAACAGCACGTTGATGTGCAACTGGGCGGGGGTGATCAAGATTGTGATGCCGGGGCAGATGCAGATGTTGATTCCCTGA
- a CDS encoding phosphotransferase family protein, whose translation MALTDQSTRIRSGEELDASLIDPYLKAHIPGLTGTPQISQFPGGASNLTYLLEYPDQEFVLRRPPFGHKAKSAHDMGREFRILNQLRDGFPYCPKAYVHCTDDSVIGAEFYVMERVNGIILRSDLPPELGLDSAKTEALCKSFIDRFVELHRVDYNACGLGDLGKPEGYVARQIKGWSERYEKALTPDAPHWEQVKAWLNDKMPAYHPTSSIVHNDYRFDNVILDPNNPMQIIGVLDWELTTLGDPLMDLGNTLAYWIQADDPAPVQLMRRQPSHAPGMLTRREFVDYYAERSGIQIDNFDFYYTYGLFRLAGIVQQIYYRFFHGQTQDKRFAQFIHMNKLLEHMSLQVIAKSSL comes from the coding sequence ATGGCGCTTACTGACCAGTCCACCCGTATCCGCTCTGGCGAAGAACTCGATGCCAGCCTGATCGATCCGTACCTCAAGGCGCACATTCCGGGCCTGACCGGCACACCGCAGATCAGCCAGTTTCCCGGCGGCGCGTCGAACCTGACCTACCTGCTGGAATACCCGGACCAGGAATTCGTCCTGCGCCGTCCGCCGTTCGGCCACAAGGCCAAGTCCGCCCACGACATGGGCCGCGAATTCCGCATCCTCAACCAGTTGCGCGACGGTTTCCCGTATTGCCCGAAAGCCTACGTGCACTGCACCGACGATTCGGTGATCGGCGCCGAGTTCTACGTGATGGAACGGGTCAACGGCATCATCCTGCGCTCGGACCTGCCACCGGAGCTGGGCCTGGATTCGGCGAAAACCGAAGCCCTGTGCAAGAGCTTCATCGACCGTTTCGTCGAATTGCATCGGGTTGACTACAACGCCTGCGGTCTGGGCGATCTTGGCAAGCCTGAAGGCTACGTCGCCCGCCAGATCAAAGGCTGGAGCGAGCGCTACGAAAAAGCCCTGACCCCGGACGCACCTCATTGGGAACAGGTCAAAGCCTGGCTCAACGACAAAATGCCGGCCTACCACCCGACTTCCAGCATCGTGCACAACGACTACCGCTTCGACAACGTCATCCTCGACCCGAACAACCCGATGCAGATCATCGGCGTGCTCGACTGGGAACTGACCACTCTCGGCGATCCGCTGATGGACCTGGGCAACACCCTCGCCTACTGGATCCAGGCCGACGACCCTGCACCGGTGCAACTGATGCGTCGCCAGCCGAGCCACGCCCCGGGCATGCTGACCCGCCGCGAATTCGTCGACTACTACGCCGAGCGTTCGGGCATCCAGATCGACAATTTCGACTTCTACTACACCTACGGCCTGTTCCGCCTGGCCGGCATCGTGCAGCAGATCTACTACCGCTTCTTCCATGGCCAGACTCAGGACAAACGCTTCGCGCAGTTCATTCACATGAACAAACTGCTGGAGCACATGAGCCTGCAGGTCATTGCCAAATCCAGCCTCTGA
- a CDS encoding SDR family oxidoreductase — protein sequence MSKTQLFDLDGKIAFVSGASRGIGEAIAKLLAQQGAHVIVSSRKLEGCQHVADAIIAAGGKATAVACHIGEMEQISQVFAGIKEQFGRLDILVNNAATNPQFCNVLDTDLGAFQKTVDVNIRGYFFMSVEAGKLMRENGGGSIINVASINGISPGIFQGIYSVTKAAVINMTKVFAKECAQFGIRCNALLPGLTDTKFASALVKNDAILKQALTQIPLKRVADPSEMAGAVLYLASDASSYTTGVSLNVDGGFLS from the coding sequence ATGTCCAAGACTCAGTTGTTCGACCTCGACGGCAAGATCGCTTTCGTCTCCGGCGCCAGCCGCGGCATCGGTGAAGCCATCGCCAAACTGCTGGCCCAGCAAGGCGCCCACGTCATCGTTTCGAGCCGCAAACTCGAAGGCTGCCAACACGTCGCCGACGCCATCATCGCCGCCGGTGGCAAAGCCACAGCGGTGGCCTGCCACATCGGCGAAATGGAACAGATCAGCCAGGTCTTCGCCGGGATCAAGGAACAGTTCGGGCGCCTCGACATCCTGGTCAACAACGCCGCGACCAACCCGCAGTTCTGCAACGTGCTGGACACCGACCTCGGCGCCTTCCAGAAAACCGTCGACGTGAACATCCGCGGCTACTTCTTCATGTCGGTAGAAGCCGGCAAGCTGATGCGCGAAAACGGTGGTGGCAGCATCATCAACGTGGCGTCGATCAACGGCATTTCGCCGGGGATCTTCCAGGGCATCTACTCGGTGACCAAAGCCGCCGTGATCAACATGACCAAAGTCTTCGCCAAGGAATGCGCACAGTTCGGCATCCGTTGCAACGCCCTGCTGCCGGGCCTGACCGACACCAAATTCGCCTCGGCCCTGGTGAAGAACGACGCGATCCTGAAACAGGCCCTGACGCAGATCCCGCTCAAGCGCGTAGCCGACCCGAGCGAAATGGCCGGCGCGGTGCTGTACCTGGCGAGCGATGCCTCGAGCTACACCACCGGCGTATCGCTGAACGTGGACGGCGGTTTCCTGTCCTGA
- a CDS encoding trimeric intracellular cation channel family protein, translated as MRHSIARAPVKARVEWIVLVADLVGTAVFAVEGAIAAMRSQLDLLGVMVIAFIVALGGGVTRDLLIGATPPKAVADWRYPALAFAMGGVAFVFHEQVLGWSGSTLIVLDAAGLALFAVAGAQKALNFGISPFVSMLMGTITGVGGGVLRDIVLARVPVVLQADLYASSAFVGAAVLIIGRRLGVPPVAAALLAGAACLLLRLLSVHLGWQLPKVLDA; from the coding sequence TTGCGTCACTCAATAGCCCGGGCGCCTGTGAAGGCGCGGGTCGAGTGGATTGTGCTGGTGGCCGATCTGGTCGGCACCGCGGTGTTTGCGGTCGAAGGTGCTATCGCGGCGATGCGCAGTCAACTCGATCTGCTGGGGGTGATGGTGATTGCCTTCATCGTCGCACTCGGCGGCGGGGTGACGCGTGATCTGTTGATCGGCGCTACGCCGCCCAAGGCTGTGGCTGACTGGCGTTATCCGGCGCTGGCGTTTGCCATGGGCGGGGTGGCGTTTGTTTTTCATGAGCAGGTGCTGGGCTGGTCCGGTTCGACCTTGATCGTGCTGGATGCGGCGGGGTTGGCGCTGTTTGCCGTGGCCGGTGCACAGAAGGCGTTGAACTTCGGCATTTCGCCGTTTGTGTCCATGCTGATGGGCACGATTACCGGCGTCGGCGGCGGGGTGCTGCGTGACATTGTGCTGGCGCGGGTTCCGGTGGTGTTACAGGCGGATTTGTATGCAAGTTCGGCGTTTGTCGGCGCGGCGGTGTTGATCATCGGGCGCAGGCTGGGTGTTCCGCCGGTGGCCGCTGCGTTGCTGGCGGGGGCGGCGTGTCTGTTGTTGAGGTTGTTGTCGGTGCATTTGGGCTGGCAACTACCCAAAGTCCTCGATGCCTGA